One Vitis riparia cultivar Riparia Gloire de Montpellier isolate 1030 chromosome 4, EGFV_Vit.rip_1.0, whole genome shotgun sequence genomic window carries:
- the LOC117913589 gene encoding uncharacterized protein LOC117913589 isoform X3, which produces MGAKSLALMGIVPEELTEENYENWKACLRNYLIGQGLWDVVSGVDPKPGEKGETEAFETWRKKNAMALHAIQMSCGSHALVNIRETDSAKFAWDHLVELRHHRTQHSPPLVQHPKYDQETLEWQKYKPLFEAVDNGDWRTTKAFLDYDHNAVRALISPTKETALHVAILAGHVHIVKELVKLMTPKDLELISGLGETALTTAAISGITEMAETIVNKHAGAVSVGNEHGQIPVIVASFYDQKKMVRYLYGRTPIQELSPEKGTNGATLLNFLVSANIYDIALHLLKHHRQLGFIGDYYGKLTMRILAQKPSAFPSGSKLVFWERWIYSLIHIKPFDEQYQEHEQPHRAPADEDNPESSRQGQHLISRVPSWWHGLILRLLINFVPDFKHIYETKWVHVRSSQLLDCIFEEIPNLTMESRQMSGMDHALYDAIKHGIVEFVVKLMKQDHESIWRKGIKGRTMFSHAIVLRQEKIFSLIYGLGIKKNIVARRHDIFHNNILHLAGKLSPPSQLDRVSGAALQMQRELQWFKEVESMVQAKYKEEFNEYHKTPSTVFTEEHATLVKEGESWMKSTAASCMVVATLIAALMFTTAFTLPGGTKSDTGIPVFIGHGAFMVFIVADSLSLFSSSTSVLMFLGILTSRYAEEDFLKSLPNKLIIGLSSLFFSLLSMMVAFGSAIYVVLSHRIAWVSIPLIVLACIPITFFALLQFPLLVEIVMCTYGRSIFDKPTKLPF; this is translated from the exons ATGGGGGCAAAAAGTTTGGCACTGATGGGGATTGTTCCCGAAGAACTTACAGAGGAGAATTATGAGAACTGGAAAGCATGTTTACGGAATTATTTAATTGGGCAAGGTCTTTGGGATGTTGTCTCAGGTGTGGACCCTAAACCTGGTGAAAAAGGAGAAACTGAAGCATTTGAGACTTGGAGAAAGAAGAATGCAATGGCTTTACATGCAATACAAATGTCATGTGGATCACACGCACTGGTCAACATCAGGGAAACAGATTCAGCTAAATTCGCTTGGGATCACTTGGTTGAATTGCGCCACCATCGAACTCAACACTCACCACCCCTAGTTCAACACCCAAAGTATGACCAAG AGACTCTAGAGTGGCAGAAATATAAACCCTTATTCGAGGCTGTGGACAATGGTGATTGGAGGACTACAAAAGCATTCCTTGATTACGATCATAATGCTGTAAGAGCCTTAATTTCGCCTACTAAGGAGACAGCTCTTCATGTTGCAATTTTGGCTGGGCATGTGCATATTGTCAAGGAGTTAGTGAAGTTGATGACCCCAAAGGACTTGGAATTGATAAGCGGACTTGGTGAGACAGCCCTTACTACTGCTGCTATCAGCGGAATCACAGAGATGGCAGAAACCATAGTTAATAAGCATGCTGGAGCAGTCAGTGTTGGAAATGAACATGGCCAAATACCAGTTATAGTGGCTTCTTTTtatgaccaaaaaaaaatggtaagataTCTTTATGGCAGGACTCCCATTCAAGAGCTAAGCCCAGAAAAAGGCACAAATGGTGCCACCCTCCTTAATTTTCTGGTCTCTGCAAACATATATG ATATTGCTTTGCATCTACTGAAACATCACCGACAACTTGGTTTCATTGGAGATTACTATGGGAAACTTACCATGAGAATATTAGCTCAAAAACCATCTGCATTTCCAAGTGGAAGCAAGCTTGTGTTTTGGGAACGATGGATCTACTCAC TTATACATATAAAACCATTTGATGAACAATATCAAGAGCATGAACAGCCCCATCGGGCACCAGCTGACGAAGACAACCCTGAAAGTTCTCGGCAGGGCCAACATCTAATTAGCCGAG TTCCTAGTTGGTGGCATGGATTGATTTTGAGGCTTTTAATAAACTTTG TCCCAGATTTCAAGCATATATATGAGACAAAGTGGGTGCACGTTAGATCTTCTCAACTCCTTGATTGCATTTTTGAGGAAATACCAAATTTGACGATGGAATCTCGTCAAATGTCTGGGATGGATCACGCACTTTACGATGCCATCAAGCATGGAATTGTCGAGTTTGTTGTCAAACTGATGAAACAAGACCATGaatcaatttggagaaaagGTATAAAAGGCAGAACAATGTTTTCACATGCAATTGTTCTACGCCAAGAAAAGATCTTTAGCCTAATATATGGGTTGGGTATAAAGAAGAACATAGTAGCACGTCGACATGATATCTTTCATAACAACATTTTACATCTTGCTGGAAAGTTATCTCCTCCCTCTCAGCTTGATCGTGTCTCAGGTGCAGCTTTGCAGATGCAAAGGGAACTACAATGGTTTAAG GAAGTGGAGAGCATGGTACAAGCAAAATATAAAGAAGAGTTCAATGAATATCATAAAACACCAAGTACTGTGTTTACTGAGGAACATGCAACATTGGTGAAAGAAGGGGAAAGCTGGATGAAGAGTACTGCTGCATCATGTATGGTTGTGGCCACTCTCATTGCTGCCCTCATGTTTACCACAGCATTTACACTCCCTGGTGGGACTAAAAGTGATACTGGCATCCCTGTATTTATTGGACATGGTGCATTTATGGTTTTTATTGTGGCTGATTCTCTGTCACTATTCTCTTCATCCACCTCTGTGTTGATGTTCTTAGGAATACTCACGTCGCGCTATGCAGAGGAGGATTTCCTCAAGTCTTTGCCCAACAAATTGATTATCGGTCTTTCCTCACTTTTCTTCTCACTGTTGAGCATGATGGTAGCCTTTGGCTCTGCCATTTATGTTGTTCTTAGTCACCGCATAGCTTGGGTGTCAATTCCACTCATTGTTCTTGCCTGCATTCCAATTACCTTTTTTGCTTTATTGCAATTTCCTCTTCTTGTTGAGATTGTCATGTGCACGTATGGACGGAGCATATTTGACAAGCCAACAAAACTTCCATTCTAA
- the LOC117912829 gene encoding protein MKS1, translating into MPIFVLSSHFLPPLSSPSIMMNPPGFFSSGGDGPSPQRRELQIQGPRPAPLKVSKESHKIKKPPTAPLPAHRQTAPPPPENQNREPVIIYTISPKVIHTTVNDFLSVVQRLTGNYATSPSASDLAASGAVDLSPAARLASIEKTSPPKERDRGGGGGVGVMGLVEGVEVGQIPGILSPAPATLPPIPPGFFSPAPDPQTLSVLQDLNYFLQGSSFISSPSNLLSAPIISPTLSPDFLSQFLDF; encoded by the coding sequence ATGCCCATTTTCGTCCTATCTTCCCACTTTCTCCCTCCTCTCTCCAGCCCATCAATCATGATGAACCCGCCGGGATTCTTCTCTTCCGGCGGTGACGGCCCTTCCCCGCAGCGGAGAGAGCTCCAAATCCAAGGCCCTCGTCCGGCGCCACTCAAAGTCAGCAAGGAATCCCACAAGATCAAGAAGCCGCCGACTGCTCCTCTTCCCGCACATCGACAAACTGCTCCACCGCCGCCAGAGAATCAAAACCGCGAACCGGTGATCATCTACACCATCTCGCCCAAGGTCATCCACACCACGGTCAACGACTTCCTATCAGTAGTCCAGCGCCTGACCGGGAACTACGCCACGTCGCCCTCCGCCAGTGACCTCGCAGCCTCCGGCGCCGTTGATCTTTCCCCTGCTGCGCGTCTGGCTTCGATAGAGAAGACTAGCCCCCCGAAAGAGAGAGATCGAGGGGGTGGCGGGGGCGTCGGCGTTATGGGTTTGGTGGAAGGGGTTGAGGTGGGTCAAATTCCGGGGATTTTGTCTCCGGCGCCGGCGACACTCCCTCCGATCCCTCCAGGGTTCTTCTCTCCGGCACCGGACCCACAAACCCTCTCGGTATTGCAAGATTTAAACTATTTCTTACAGGGAAGTAGCTTCATTTCAAGCCCTTCGAATTTGCTCTCAGCTCCGATAATCTCGCCGACCCTATCACCAGACTTTCTCAGCCAGTTCTTGGacttttag
- the LOC117913589 gene encoding uncharacterized protein LOC117913589 isoform X1, whose product MLMGAKSLALMGIVPEELTEENYENWKACLRNYLIGQGLWDVVSGVDPKPGEKGETEAFETWRKKNAMALHAIQMSCGSHALVNIRETDSAKFAWDHLVELRHHRTQHSPPLVQHPKYDQETLEWQKYKPLFEAVDNGDWRTTKAFLDYDHNAVRALISPTKETALHVAILAGHVHIVKELVKLMTPKDLELISGLGETALTTAAISGITEMAETIVNKHAGAVSVGNEHGQIPVIVASFYDQKKMVRYLYGRTPIQELSPEKGTNGATLLNFLVSANIYDIALHLLKHHRQLGFIGDYYGKLTMRILAQKPSAFPSGSKLVFWERWIYSLIHIKPFDEQYQEHEQPHRAPADEDNPESSRQGQHLISRVPSWWHGLILRLLINFVPDFKHIYETKWVHVRSSQLLDCIFEEIPNLTMESRQMSGMDHALYDAIKHGIVEFVVKLMKQDHESIWRKGIKGRTMFSHAIVLRQEKIFSLIYGLGIKKNIVARRHDIFHNNILHLAGKLSPPSQLDRVSGAALQMQRELQWFKEVESMVQAKYKEEFNEYHKTPSTVFTEEHATLVKEGESWMKSTAASCMVVATLIAALMFTTAFTLPGGTKSDTGIPVFIGHGAFMVFIVADSLSLFSSSTSVLMFLGILTSRYAEEDFLKSLPNKLIIGLSSLFFSLLSMMVAFGSAIYVVLSHRIAWVSIPLIVLACIPITFFALLQFPLLVEIVMCTYGRSIFDKPTKLPF is encoded by the exons A TGCTGATGGGGGCAAAAAGTTTGGCACTGATGGGGATTGTTCCCGAAGAACTTACAGAGGAGAATTATGAGAACTGGAAAGCATGTTTACGGAATTATTTAATTGGGCAAGGTCTTTGGGATGTTGTCTCAGGTGTGGACCCTAAACCTGGTGAAAAAGGAGAAACTGAAGCATTTGAGACTTGGAGAAAGAAGAATGCAATGGCTTTACATGCAATACAAATGTCATGTGGATCACACGCACTGGTCAACATCAGGGAAACAGATTCAGCTAAATTCGCTTGGGATCACTTGGTTGAATTGCGCCACCATCGAACTCAACACTCACCACCCCTAGTTCAACACCCAAAGTATGACCAAG AGACTCTAGAGTGGCAGAAATATAAACCCTTATTCGAGGCTGTGGACAATGGTGATTGGAGGACTACAAAAGCATTCCTTGATTACGATCATAATGCTGTAAGAGCCTTAATTTCGCCTACTAAGGAGACAGCTCTTCATGTTGCAATTTTGGCTGGGCATGTGCATATTGTCAAGGAGTTAGTGAAGTTGATGACCCCAAAGGACTTGGAATTGATAAGCGGACTTGGTGAGACAGCCCTTACTACTGCTGCTATCAGCGGAATCACAGAGATGGCAGAAACCATAGTTAATAAGCATGCTGGAGCAGTCAGTGTTGGAAATGAACATGGCCAAATACCAGTTATAGTGGCTTCTTTTtatgaccaaaaaaaaatggtaagataTCTTTATGGCAGGACTCCCATTCAAGAGCTAAGCCCAGAAAAAGGCACAAATGGTGCCACCCTCCTTAATTTTCTGGTCTCTGCAAACATATATG ATATTGCTTTGCATCTACTGAAACATCACCGACAACTTGGTTTCATTGGAGATTACTATGGGAAACTTACCATGAGAATATTAGCTCAAAAACCATCTGCATTTCCAAGTGGAAGCAAGCTTGTGTTTTGGGAACGATGGATCTACTCAC TTATACATATAAAACCATTTGATGAACAATATCAAGAGCATGAACAGCCCCATCGGGCACCAGCTGACGAAGACAACCCTGAAAGTTCTCGGCAGGGCCAACATCTAATTAGCCGAG TTCCTAGTTGGTGGCATGGATTGATTTTGAGGCTTTTAATAAACTTTG TCCCAGATTTCAAGCATATATATGAGACAAAGTGGGTGCACGTTAGATCTTCTCAACTCCTTGATTGCATTTTTGAGGAAATACCAAATTTGACGATGGAATCTCGTCAAATGTCTGGGATGGATCACGCACTTTACGATGCCATCAAGCATGGAATTGTCGAGTTTGTTGTCAAACTGATGAAACAAGACCATGaatcaatttggagaaaagGTATAAAAGGCAGAACAATGTTTTCACATGCAATTGTTCTACGCCAAGAAAAGATCTTTAGCCTAATATATGGGTTGGGTATAAAGAAGAACATAGTAGCACGTCGACATGATATCTTTCATAACAACATTTTACATCTTGCTGGAAAGTTATCTCCTCCCTCTCAGCTTGATCGTGTCTCAGGTGCAGCTTTGCAGATGCAAAGGGAACTACAATGGTTTAAG GAAGTGGAGAGCATGGTACAAGCAAAATATAAAGAAGAGTTCAATGAATATCATAAAACACCAAGTACTGTGTTTACTGAGGAACATGCAACATTGGTGAAAGAAGGGGAAAGCTGGATGAAGAGTACTGCTGCATCATGTATGGTTGTGGCCACTCTCATTGCTGCCCTCATGTTTACCACAGCATTTACACTCCCTGGTGGGACTAAAAGTGATACTGGCATCCCTGTATTTATTGGACATGGTGCATTTATGGTTTTTATTGTGGCTGATTCTCTGTCACTATTCTCTTCATCCACCTCTGTGTTGATGTTCTTAGGAATACTCACGTCGCGCTATGCAGAGGAGGATTTCCTCAAGTCTTTGCCCAACAAATTGATTATCGGTCTTTCCTCACTTTTCTTCTCACTGTTGAGCATGATGGTAGCCTTTGGCTCTGCCATTTATGTTGTTCTTAGTCACCGCATAGCTTGGGTGTCAATTCCACTCATTGTTCTTGCCTGCATTCCAATTACCTTTTTTGCTTTATTGCAATTTCCTCTTCTTGTTGAGATTGTCATGTGCACGTATGGACGGAGCATATTTGACAAGCCAACAAAACTTCCATTCTAA